The stretch of DNA GATCACTCTCGATCAGAGCCGTCAGCGCGTTGTGATTCTCGAGTAATGTCGCAATCTTGTTTCCCAGATCGGTGTGCATCGGTTCTCCCAAAGAATCTAAGTCGGCAGCCTTATCCGATCCTCGCCGAGGCAATGTCCCCACTGGAATAAACCAGCCGCCCACCTGCCAGGGTCGCCGTCACCCGTCCCGTCAGCGTCCACTCCCAGAACGGCGTATTGCGGCCCGCGCTGAGCCAGCCGCCCTGCGCCGGCACCCAGGCGGACGCCGGATCGAAAACGCAGATATCGGCCGGCGCCCCCGGCACCAGCCGGCCGGAAGCCAGGCCGAGTATTGCCGCCGGCCCCGCTGTCATGCGGGCAATGGCATCGGACAGCGACAGCCACCCCTCCGCCACCAAGGCGCACATCAGCGGCAGCAGGGTCTGGAGCGAAGACAGGCCGGGCTCGGTTTCGGGAAACACATCGAGCTTGGCATCCGGTTCATGCGGCTGATGGTCCGAGCACACAGCTGAAATCCGGCCGTCGGCCACGGCGGCGCGCAAGGCGTCACGATCGGCCATCGTGCGGAACGGCGGACGGCTGTGGCAAAGGGCATCGAAGCCGTCGACATCCGACTCAGTGAGATGCAGGTGATGCACCGCCACGTCCGCGCTGACATGCACGCCTCGCGCTCGGGCTTCGGCGACCATTTCCACCGCGCGGCCGCTACTGAGCTGGCCGAAGTGCGCGCGCACCCCCGTCTGCTCGATCAGTGGGAGAGCCTGGGCGACCGCAACCGTTTCCGCCGTCTCCGGTATGCCGGGCAGCCCAAGACGGCTGCTCACCACCCCTTCATGTACGCAGCCCTGGCTGCGCAACCAGGGGTCCTCGGGACGGAACACCACGACGAGATCGAAACTCGCCGCATACTCCAAGGCCCGTCGCAGCACCAGCGGATGGGCGAGAGGCCGGTCGGCGTTGCCCAGCGCCAGGCAGCCCGCGCGTTTCAGCGCATACATTTCGCTCAGATCGGTCCCCGTGAGGCCGCGGGTCAGGGCGCCGATGGGCAGCACCCGGACTTTACCCGCCTGCTCGGCCCGCTCCGTGACCAGCTTGACCACGGCGGGGGTGTCGATGACCGGGACGGTGTCCGGCGGACAGCACAGCGTGGTAACACCGCCGGCTGCCGCGGCAGCGCTTTCCGAGGCGATGCTGCCCTTGTGCTCCTGCCCCGGCTCCCTGAGCCGGGCGCAGAGGTCGACGAAGCCGGGACACACGATTTGACCGGACGCATCGACGCGGCGATCGGCCTCGAATCCGTCCGGCGGAGCTCCGACGCCGGCGATGACGCCGTCCGCGACGCATACCGTGCCCGGTCCGTCGAAGCCGGAAGCCGGATCGACGATGCGGCCGCCTTCGATGAGGATGCGTTCGCCGCTCATGCCGCCACCTCCATGTCCGGACCGGCGTGCATGGCCATGGACATCACCGCCATGCGCACCGCGATGCCGTTCGTCACCTGCGGCAGGATCACCGAACGGGGACCATCGGCGATCGCCGAATCGATTTCGATGCCGCGGTTGATCGGCCCGGGATGCATGACGATGACATCCGGCCTGGCTTTCTCCAGACGCTTCTCGGTCAGGCCGAAGCGTTGGAAATATTCGTGTTCGGACGGAATGAACGCGCTCCCCATGCGTTCGAGCTGCAAGCGCAACATGATCACCACATCGACATCGCGCAATCCCTCGCTCAGATCATGGTAAGGCACCACGCCCAAGGCTTCGACATGGGCCGGCAGCAGGGTCTTGGGCGCCACCACCCGCACCTCCTCCACACCCAGCGTGTTGAGCGCCCAGATCTCCGAGCGCGCCACCCGGGAATGCAGGATGTCGCCGACGATGGCCACCTTGAGGCCGGCGAATTCGCCCTTGCAACGCCGGATCGTGAACACGTCCAGCATGGCCTGGGTCGGGTGGGCATGGCGGCCGTCGCCCGCGTTCAGCACACTGATGTGGGGCGCGACATGGCGGGCGATGAAGTGGGCGGCGCCGCTCTGGGCATGGCGCACCACGAACATGTCGACGTGCATCGCTTCCAGATTGCGGACGGTGTCGAGCAGGCTTTCGCCCTTGGAGGTCGCGGAGGTGGCGATGTTGATGTTGAGGACGTCGGCGGACAAGCGCTTGGCGGCGAGTTCGAAGGTCGTCCGAGTCCGCGTGCTGTTTTCGAAGAACAGATTGACCACGGTCTTGCCGCGCAGCAGGGGCACCTTCTTGACGTTCTGCGCCGTCACGCCGGCAAAGGATTCGGCGGTGTCCATGATCCGGACCAGCAGCTCCCGGCTCAGCCCTTCGACCGTCAGGAAATGGCGCAGACGCCCGGAAGCATCGAGCTGGATATCGGCGGCGGCCGTCGCGCTCATCGCCCCCCCGCACGTATCGTCAACTGCAGGGGCTCGGGACCGACGAGCTTGATGCGCTGCCCCGGCTCCAGCTCGACCCGCCCGCCGATGCAATCGGCCTGGATCGGAATCTGCCTCCCGTTCCGATCGATCAACACGCCGAGCACGATTTCCGCCGGACGCCCGTAATCGAAGATCTCGTTCAACGCGGCGCGCACGGTGCGTCCGGTATACAGCACGTCGTCGATCAGCACGATGTTCCGGCCGTCGATGCGAAAAGGCAGCTTGCTCGCCCGCACGTCCGGATTCATGCCCGATTGCGGGTAATCGTCCCGGTAGAAGGAAATATCCAGATACCCCAGCGGCTCGGAGAACCCCAAACGCCGATGCAAGACTTCCGCGATCCAAGCTCCGCCCGTGTGGACGCCGATCATGGCCGGATCGTCGAGCCGGCGCCGGACGAGTTCCTCCCGCAATGAAGCTTCCAGACGCGCCAGCAATGTTTCGACGTCGAGATCCGCTTGACTCATGTATTACCTCGGTGATGCCTTATCAAGTGAAAACCAGGTTTGCAGGATCAGTTGCGCCGCCATTTCGTCCTTCACCTGCTCGAACTCGACCGATTTGCGGCGGCGGCGCTGATAAAAATGGGTGCGCGACTCGGCCGTGGTGAGCGTCTCGTCCACCGTATACACCGGGAGCAGGTAACGGCCTTCGAGCTGCCGG from Methylococcus geothermalis encodes:
- the pyrR gene encoding bifunctional pyr operon transcriptional regulator/uracil phosphoribosyltransferase PyrR is translated as MSQADLDVETLLARLEASLREELVRRRLDDPAMIGVHTGGAWIAEVLHRRLGFSEPLGYLDISFYRDDYPQSGMNPDVRASKLPFRIDGRNIVLIDDVLYTGRTVRAALNEIFDYGRPAEIVLGVLIDRNGRQIPIQADCIGGRVELEPGQRIKLVGPEPLQLTIRAGGR
- a CDS encoding dihydroorotase produces the protein MSGERILIEGGRIVDPASGFDGPGTVCVADGVIAGVGAPPDGFEADRRVDASGQIVCPGFVDLCARLREPGQEHKGSIASESAAAAAGGVTTLCCPPDTVPVIDTPAVVKLVTERAEQAGKVRVLPIGALTRGLTGTDLSEMYALKRAGCLALGNADRPLAHPLVLRRALEYAASFDLVVVFRPEDPWLRSQGCVHEGVVSSRLGLPGIPETAETVAVAQALPLIEQTGVRAHFGQLSSGRAVEMVAEARARGVHVSADVAVHHLHLTESDVDGFDALCHSRPPFRTMADRDALRAAVADGRISAVCSDHQPHEPDAKLDVFPETEPGLSSLQTLLPLMCALVAEGWLSLSDAIARMTAGPAAILGLASGRLVPGAPADICVFDPASAWVPAQGGWLSAGRNTPFWEWTLTGRVTATLAGGRLVYSSGDIASARIG
- a CDS encoding aspartate carbamoyltransferase catalytic subunit; this translates as MSATAAADIQLDASGRLRHFLTVEGLSRELLVRIMDTAESFAGVTAQNVKKVPLLRGKTVVNLFFENSTRTRTTFELAAKRLSADVLNINIATSATSKGESLLDTVRNLEAMHVDMFVVRHAQSGAAHFIARHVAPHISVLNAGDGRHAHPTQAMLDVFTIRRCKGEFAGLKVAIVGDILHSRVARSEIWALNTLGVEEVRVVAPKTLLPAHVEALGVVPYHDLSEGLRDVDVVIMLRLQLERMGSAFIPSEHEYFQRFGLTEKRLEKARPDVIVMHPGPINRGIEIDSAIADGPRSVILPQVTNGIAVRMAVMSMAMHAGPDMEVAA